A region from the Oceanidesulfovibrio marinus genome encodes:
- a CDS encoding mannose-1-phosphate guanylyltransferase/mannose-6-phosphate isomerase — MICPVILCGGSGTRLWPLSRKLYPKQFLPLVDSTTMFQTTVLRAGALPGTDSPLILCNEEHRFLVAEQLRLIDAKAAAIILEPVARNTAPAVAVAALRALEQDQDAMLLVMPADHVIRNTDNFTAAVQAGIDAARQGKLITFGVVPTAAETGYGYIQKAASLDNAADVFTVGSFVEKPNAATAQQYLDSGEYLWNSGMFMFRADRYLHELETLDADILAACRTAFQNAKADLDFLRLDADAFTKAPDNSVDYAIMEKTSDAVVIPLDADWSDVGSWTGLWEIKTKDEHGNALDGNVLVEDVEDSYINATSRMVAAVGVSGHVIVETTDAVLVAPKDRVQDIKAIVERLQQSDRSEAFVHRKVYRPWGSYENVDIADRFQVKRIEVKPGATLSLQKHHHRAEHWVVVKGTALVTRGEDEIILTEDQSTYIPLGTVHRLHNPGRIPLELIEVQTGSYLGEDDIVRLGDVYGRSGMPQKVR; from the coding sequence ATGATTTGTCCTGTCATCCTCTGCGGCGGCTCCGGCACCCGGCTCTGGCCTTTGTCCCGAAAGCTCTACCCCAAGCAGTTCCTCCCCCTCGTCGACTCCACGACCATGTTCCAGACCACAGTGCTGCGCGCCGGCGCCCTGCCGGGCACGGACAGCCCGCTCATCCTCTGTAACGAGGAGCACCGCTTCCTCGTGGCCGAGCAGCTCCGCCTGATAGACGCGAAGGCCGCCGCGATCATCCTGGAACCCGTGGCCCGGAACACCGCCCCGGCAGTGGCCGTGGCCGCCCTGCGCGCCCTGGAGCAGGATCAGGACGCCATGCTCCTCGTCATGCCGGCGGACCACGTCATCCGCAACACCGACAACTTTACCGCGGCCGTGCAGGCCGGCATCGATGCGGCCCGGCAAGGCAAGCTCATCACCTTCGGCGTGGTGCCCACGGCGGCCGAGACCGGCTACGGCTACATCCAGAAGGCCGCATCGCTGGACAACGCGGCAGACGTCTTTACCGTTGGCTCCTTCGTGGAAAAGCCGAACGCCGCAACGGCGCAGCAGTATCTCGACTCCGGCGAGTATCTCTGGAACAGCGGCATGTTCATGTTCAGGGCCGACCGCTATCTGCACGAGTTGGAGACCCTTGACGCGGACATCCTCGCGGCATGCCGGACCGCATTTCAAAACGCCAAAGCCGACCTCGACTTCCTGCGGCTCGATGCCGACGCCTTTACCAAAGCGCCCGACAACTCCGTCGATTACGCCATCATGGAGAAAACGTCCGACGCCGTGGTCATTCCACTGGATGCGGACTGGAGCGACGTCGGCTCCTGGACCGGGCTCTGGGAGATCAAGACCAAAGACGAGCACGGCAACGCCCTGGACGGCAACGTGCTCGTGGAGGACGTCGAGGACTCGTACATCAACGCCACCAGCCGCATGGTCGCCGCCGTGGGCGTGAGCGGCCACGTCATCGTGGAAACAACGGACGCCGTGCTCGTGGCGCCCAAGGACCGCGTGCAGGACATCAAGGCCATTGTGGAGCGGCTCCAGCAGAGCGATCGCAGCGAGGCGTTCGTCCACCGCAAGGTCTACCGCCCCTGGGGCTCCTACGAGAATGTCGACATCGCCGACCGCTTCCAGGTCAAACGCATCGAGGTCAAACCTGGGGCGACCCTCTCCCTGCAGAAGCACCACCACCGCGCCGAGCACTGGGTGGTGGTCAAAGGCACGGCCCTGGTCACCCGCGGCGAGGACGAGATCATCCTCACCGAAGACCAGTCCACCTACATCCCCCTGGGCACCGTGCACCGGCTGCACAACCCGGGCCGCATCCCCCTGGAGCTCATCGAGGTCCAGACCGGCAGCTACCTGGGCGAAGACGACATCGTCCGCCTGGGCGATGTCTACGGCCGCAGCGGCATGCCGCAGAAAGTGCGCTGA
- the gmd gene encoding GDP-mannose 4,6-dehydratase — translation MKKALITGITGQDGAYLAEFLLDKGYEVHGLKRRSSLFNTDRIDHLYRDPHEEDRRFILHYGDLTDSTNLIRVIQEVQPDELYNLAAQSHVKVSFEEPEYTANADALGALRLLEAIRILGLGDTTRFYQASTSELFGLVQESPQQETTPFYPRSPYACAKLYAYWITVNYREAYGIYGCNGILFNHESPLRGETFVTRKITRALARIILGLQDIVYLGNLSAKRDWGHAKDYVEMQWLMLQQEEPADYVIATGRQFSVRDFVTAAAANLGIEVAWQGEGLDEQGVVAAVDPAVSDAILSNARINPKLKPGDVIAAVDPRYFRPTEVDNLLGDPSLAKEKLGWEPKITFEKMVQEMVQEDLKLAARDEVCRLGGFPTFDHYE, via the coding sequence ATGAAAAAAGCACTTATTACCGGAATAACCGGCCAGGACGGCGCCTACCTCGCCGAGTTCCTTTTGGACAAGGGCTACGAGGTCCACGGCCTCAAGCGCCGCTCCTCCCTCTTCAACACGGACCGCATCGACCACCTCTACCGCGATCCGCACGAGGAGGACCGCCGGTTCATCCTCCACTACGGCGATCTCACTGACTCCACCAACCTCATCCGCGTCATCCAGGAGGTGCAGCCGGACGAGCTGTACAACCTGGCCGCGCAAAGCCACGTGAAGGTCTCCTTCGAGGAGCCGGAGTACACGGCCAACGCCGACGCCCTGGGCGCGCTCCGCCTGCTGGAGGCCATCCGCATCCTGGGCCTGGGCGACACGACCCGGTTCTACCAGGCCTCCACCTCCGAGCTCTTCGGCCTGGTGCAGGAGTCGCCCCAGCAGGAGACCACCCCCTTCTACCCGCGCTCCCCGTACGCCTGCGCCAAGCTCTACGCCTACTGGATCACCGTGAACTACCGCGAGGCGTACGGCATCTACGGCTGCAACGGCATCCTCTTCAACCACGAGTCCCCCCTGCGCGGCGAGACCTTTGTCACCCGTAAGATCACCCGCGCCCTGGCGCGCATCATCCTTGGATTGCAGGATATCGTCTACCTGGGCAATCTCAGCGCCAAGCGCGACTGGGGCCACGCCAAGGACTACGTGGAAATGCAGTGGCTCATGCTGCAGCAGGAAGAACCGGCCGACTACGTCATCGCCACGGGCCGGCAGTTCTCCGTGCGCGACTTCGTAACGGCTGCGGCGGCCAACCTGGGCATCGAGGTCGCCTGGCAGGGCGAGGGCCTGGACGAACAAGGCGTGGTCGCAGCCGTGGACCCTGCCGTCTCCGACGCCATTCTGAGCAACGCGCGTATCAACCCGAAGCTCAAGCCCGGCGATGTCATCGCGGCCGTGGACCCGCGCTACTTCCGGCCCACCGAGGTGGACAATCTGCTGGGCGATCCCTCCCTGGCCAAGGAGAAGTTGGGGTGGGAGCCAAAAATCACCTTCGAAAAAATGGTCCAGGAGATGGTTCAGGAAGACTTGAAGCTCGCCGCCCGTGACGAGGTCTGCCGGCTGGGCGGCTTCCCCACGTTCGACCACTACGAATAG
- a CDS encoding glycosyltransferase, protein MTERSRLEEHMRYLQRLERAVQEADAAGKHPDGLYRAVTEYLTRQGESEVLASWVLKVHLEGARVQPPSGTPARVSVIVPCHNYGEYLRECVESVLMQTFREWELIIVNDGSTDNTSEVAAGLLRDYPDHPIRYIEQENRGIVQPRNRGVTLARGEYILPLDADDILSPTFLEKTVPVLDARDDLGYVSTKTLFFGSTNKIWPGEEFKWVNLLVTNQQTNTTLYRKAMWKDIGGYDERMIHGYMDWEFWIRATRHGWVGEQIDEPLFFYRRKLDSVVMRAKKKDAAIKEQIVRLHPDVYDASKLDAVRQEMDRSNWIPPGLVRQDLSIAPKGGKPSSDAGQQKNADARFTRTVLETLSRMNPGLSNVFLGSGAGTGTPQGYDAVASRLVPKIEKFLAEGAADKAVEISALLLAAHPLDKRAVFLFMRCLAQSGRINEAYSHGKLYLEFLPDSGGLRVPMASILQGAATCYGNAAQAMGLLDGAALLDPQSSAIARDLEAMQRRLGLDGAADRTRAWAGGEEYGNGARPRVWYITNSFGFGAGGVNGVSQARSMTLSSLLRGKDGPGVSVVTPLLPGLPEAMAEFAEMLEDVSGDDGYRWPAWLATSPDGAHRELLSGQEGMIRPAGGPPDLIIVEGVRLEAHEYLERLGIVEDCPRLFIHHTSPDQFSDKYTDKDMLPDLLRVLQGYEYDVCVSAKVIEDWKRCDAGLAAKTWFHVPNCAREEEIAALMQRDKAEVRQALGLPEDAFVALCLASVQVRKGQDILLEQMGEVIHKVPNALFVFVGPVLAQWGGKAILEEANRRYTAQHVRFLGVQRNALEYVYASDCLVLPSREEALPLTILEAMALGRPTVASDVNGIPELVEHGVSGLLFPLETPRLLAKHLVRLAGDSELATRMGLAAQSRYHEYFSREHHAARWREVVAEAAGANARPSHASNMEFVDAQPS, encoded by the coding sequence ATGACTGAAAGAAGCCGGCTGGAAGAGCACATGCGATACCTGCAACGCCTGGAACGGGCGGTGCAAGAGGCTGACGCCGCCGGGAAGCATCCCGACGGACTCTACCGCGCAGTCACGGAGTATCTGACGAGGCAGGGGGAGTCGGAGGTCCTTGCTTCCTGGGTCCTGAAGGTCCATCTCGAAGGGGCCAGAGTCCAGCCGCCTTCCGGAACCCCGGCCCGGGTTTCCGTAATCGTTCCTTGCCACAACTATGGCGAGTACCTGCGTGAGTGCGTCGAATCCGTGCTCATGCAGACATTTCGCGAGTGGGAACTCATCATCGTAAACGACGGCAGCACAGACAACACCTCCGAGGTCGCTGCCGGCCTGCTTCGCGATTACCCAGATCACCCCATCCGCTACATCGAGCAGGAGAATCGCGGCATAGTGCAACCGCGCAACCGCGGCGTCACCCTCGCACGCGGGGAGTACATCCTTCCGCTGGATGCGGACGACATCCTTTCGCCCACGTTTCTCGAAAAGACCGTTCCCGTGCTCGATGCCAGGGACGACCTGGGATACGTGAGCACCAAGACACTGTTTTTCGGCTCAACGAACAAAATCTGGCCGGGCGAGGAGTTCAAATGGGTGAACCTGCTGGTGACGAACCAGCAGACGAACACCACGCTGTACCGCAAAGCGATGTGGAAGGATATCGGCGGATACGACGAACGGATGATCCACGGCTACATGGATTGGGAGTTCTGGATTCGCGCCACCAGGCATGGCTGGGTCGGCGAGCAGATCGACGAGCCCCTGTTTTTCTACAGGCGGAAGCTCGACTCCGTGGTCATGCGCGCCAAGAAAAAGGATGCGGCGATCAAGGAGCAGATCGTTCGGCTGCACCCCGACGTCTATGACGCGTCAAAGCTCGACGCCGTACGCCAGGAGATGGACCGGTCCAACTGGATTCCTCCTGGGCTCGTGCGGCAGGATCTCAGCATAGCGCCCAAGGGCGGAAAACCGTCGTCGGACGCGGGGCAGCAGAAGAATGCCGACGCCAGGTTCACGCGCACGGTGCTGGAAACGTTGAGCCGGATGAATCCCGGTCTCTCCAATGTGTTCCTGGGGAGTGGGGCGGGCACCGGCACTCCGCAGGGCTACGACGCCGTGGCATCGCGGCTGGTCCCCAAGATCGAGAAATTTCTGGCCGAGGGCGCAGCGGACAAGGCCGTCGAGATATCCGCGCTGCTGCTGGCCGCACATCCCCTGGATAAACGAGCCGTCTTCCTGTTCATGCGTTGCCTGGCCCAGTCGGGCCGGATAAACGAGGCGTACAGCCATGGGAAGCTGTACCTGGAGTTCCTCCCGGATTCCGGCGGGCTGCGTGTTCCCATGGCTTCCATTCTGCAAGGAGCCGCGACCTGTTACGGCAATGCCGCCCAGGCCATGGGGCTCCTTGACGGCGCGGCGCTTCTCGATCCTCAGTCGTCCGCCATCGCCAGAGATCTTGAAGCCATGCAACGCCGGCTGGGCCTGGATGGCGCGGCCGACAGGACACGCGCCTGGGCCGGTGGAGAAGAGTACGGCAATGGCGCGAGGCCGCGGGTCTGGTATATCACGAACAGCTTCGGGTTTGGCGCGGGAGGCGTCAACGGCGTCTCGCAAGCTAGGTCCATGACTCTGTCCTCGCTGCTGCGCGGCAAGGATGGCCCGGGCGTCAGCGTGGTTACGCCTCTTCTGCCCGGACTTCCCGAGGCCATGGCCGAGTTTGCGGAGATGCTGGAGGATGTATCGGGTGACGACGGTTATCGCTGGCCCGCGTGGCTGGCCACGTCGCCGGACGGCGCCCACCGCGAACTGCTCTCCGGCCAGGAAGGGATGATCAGACCAGCCGGCGGCCCCCCGGATCTGATCATTGTCGAAGGCGTCCGCCTCGAAGCCCATGAGTATCTTGAACGACTGGGCATTGTCGAAGACTGCCCGCGTTTGTTCATCCACCACACCTCGCCGGATCAGTTCAGCGACAAGTATACGGACAAGGACATGCTGCCCGACCTGCTGCGTGTATTGCAGGGGTACGAGTACGATGTTTGCGTCTCGGCCAAAGTCATCGAGGACTGGAAGCGTTGCGATGCGGGTCTGGCGGCGAAGACGTGGTTCCATGTCCCGAACTGTGCACGGGAGGAGGAAATCGCGGCCCTCATGCAGCGGGACAAGGCGGAGGTGCGCCAGGCTCTGGGGCTTCCGGAGGACGCTTTTGTGGCGCTGTGCCTTGCCAGCGTGCAGGTTCGCAAAGGGCAGGATATCCTGCTGGAGCAGATGGGCGAGGTCATCCACAAGGTCCCGAACGCACTTTTTGTTTTTGTCGGTCCCGTGCTCGCCCAATGGGGCGGCAAGGCCATACTGGAAGAGGCAAACCGGCGCTACACGGCGCAGCATGTCCGTTTTCTCGGCGTTCAGCGCAATGCGCTGGAGTACGTCTACGCGTCGGACTGCCTGGTCCTGCCTTCGCGCGAGGAGGCACTGCCCCTGACCATTCTCGAGGCCATGGCTTTGGGCAGGCCCACCGTGGCTTCAGACGTGAACGGCATCCCCGAGCTCGTGGAGCATGGGGTCAGCGGCTTGCTGTTTCCGCTGGAAACGCCGCGGCTGCTCGCCAAGCACTTGGTGCGTCTGGCAGGAGATTCGGAACTTGCAACGCGTATGGGGCTGGCGGCGCAGTCGCGCTACCACGAATATTTTTCGCGCGAGCACCATGCAGCGCGATGGCGCGAGGTGGTGGCGGAGGCCGCAGGGGCGAACGCCAGGCCGAGCCACGCAAGCAACATGGAGTTCGTGGATGCGCAGCCCAGTTAG
- a CDS encoding glycosyltransferase produces MKIVFFIKDSSGVVLRDFVGGIVDWFGRNHEVRVSNTMNEAEIAALCEWADVAWVEWMAEHAVLVSRKRRPCGVLVRLHSYEAYSGFPENINWTNVDLLVCVAQHVLNLLASRVPGVQEMVRTQVVPNALNLDAFPARIGHAPTKKLAWVGTIRHTKNFPLALQCLRALVDQDPEYTLHVAGDFPQWNPVESMELGVYIHHAARAMGVSDRLVLHGNVKEMREWLQDKDVLLSTSIRESFGYAIAEGLATGLKPAIHNFPGATSIWPAEFVFNTVEECRDIVLKREHDPAALREFVRSRYSVGKQYAALTMLLEQLAASTAERKATPAASADIQSGAEPSNHFGASDNGFDGVANYWESRYACGGTSGAGSYGRLARFKAQTLNTFVRQHGVRRVVEIGCGDGAQLSLAGYPSYTGLDISETAIKLCRQRHGADLTKRFFRYEPDNFRADTKWFRGDLVLSLDVIFHIVEDSLFERYMEHLFNVAERYVVIYSSNTSKDSGVEHVKHRKFTQWIAANRKDFELESYIPNEFPFDEAKPNDTSFSDFYIFKRVE; encoded by the coding sequence ATGAAGATAGTGTTTTTCATCAAGGACAGCTCCGGAGTCGTGCTGCGGGATTTCGTGGGCGGAATCGTGGACTGGTTCGGCCGGAATCACGAGGTGCGCGTCAGCAACACCATGAACGAGGCGGAAATCGCGGCGCTCTGCGAGTGGGCCGATGTGGCCTGGGTGGAATGGATGGCAGAGCACGCGGTGCTTGTGAGCCGCAAGCGCCGGCCGTGCGGCGTTCTGGTGCGGCTCCATAGCTACGAGGCGTACAGCGGCTTTCCGGAAAACATCAACTGGACCAACGTGGACCTTCTTGTCTGTGTGGCTCAGCATGTGCTGAACCTCCTGGCATCGCGCGTGCCGGGGGTACAGGAGATGGTCCGGACGCAGGTGGTACCCAACGCCCTGAATCTGGACGCATTCCCCGCCAGGATCGGTCATGCGCCGACCAAGAAGCTGGCCTGGGTAGGCACCATTCGGCACACCAAGAACTTTCCCCTGGCGCTGCAGTGCCTGCGCGCCCTAGTGGACCAGGACCCCGAGTACACGCTTCACGTGGCCGGGGATTTTCCGCAATGGAACCCTGTGGAGTCCATGGAGCTTGGCGTGTACATCCACCACGCCGCCCGCGCCATGGGGGTGTCCGACAGGCTCGTGCTCCACGGCAACGTGAAAGAAATGCGCGAGTGGTTGCAGGACAAGGACGTGCTGCTTTCTACCAGCATCCGGGAGAGCTTCGGCTACGCCATAGCCGAGGGACTGGCCACGGGCCTCAAGCCGGCGATCCACAACTTTCCTGGGGCAACGTCCATCTGGCCGGCAGAGTTCGTTTTCAACACAGTGGAGGAGTGCAGAGACATTGTCCTGAAACGCGAGCACGACCCTGCCGCGCTGCGGGAGTTCGTGCGCTCGCGGTACAGCGTGGGCAAGCAGTATGCGGCGCTCACCATGCTTTTGGAGCAGCTGGCCGCCAGCACGGCCGAGCGCAAGGCTACGCCGGCTGCGTCTGCCGATATCCAGAGTGGCGCGGAGCCATCGAATCACTTTGGCGCGTCGGACAACGGGTTCGACGGGGTGGCCAACTACTGGGAGTCGCGCTACGCCTGCGGCGGCACCTCGGGCGCCGGTTCCTATGGGCGGCTGGCGCGCTTCAAGGCGCAGACACTCAACACCTTTGTGCGGCAGCATGGCGTGCGCCGGGTCGTGGAGATCGGTTGCGGTGACGGCGCGCAGCTCTCCCTTGCCGGCTATCCCTCATACACCGGGCTCGACATCAGCGAAACAGCCATCAAGCTCTGCCGGCAGCGGCACGGCGCGGACCTCACCAAGCGCTTCTTCCGGTATGAACCAGACAACTTCCGCGCGGACACCAAGTGGTTTCGCGGCGATCTGGTTCTCTCTCTCGACGTCATCTTCCATATCGTGGAGGACTCGCTTTTCGAGCGCTACATGGAGCATCTTTTCAATGTGGCCGAGCGGTATGTCGTGATCTACTCCTCGAACACGTCGAAGGATTCGGGCGTGGAACATGTGAAGCATCGCAAGTTCACGCAGTGGATCGCCGCCAATCGCAAGGATTTCGAGCTCGAATCCTACATACCCAACGAGTTCCCCTTTGACGAAGCCAAGCCGAACGACACCTCGTTCAGTGACTTCTACATATTCAAGCGCGTGGAGTGA
- a CDS encoding glycosyltransferase produces MLDNFEPLVTVLIPVYNGAQYLPIAIQSALEQSYRNIEVVVVNDGSTDDGATAEVAARFGDAIRYFEKPNGGVASALNYGIAQARGEYIAWLSHDDFYLADKVRTQVEYLRLLEEPETVTFTAIVLVDENGAVIRPHIVENRWLQDVVLTVLSTSVNGCATLVPKRIFEKVGTFDENLKTVQDNDLWLRMALAGVPFAYLPEPLVGSRQHSQQTSVLIRDVHAVEKERFYFDAIKKIGPRAGVFHEEIRHIVCGKGLDRIAAYLDARHAARESHVQA; encoded by the coding sequence GTGCTCGACAATTTCGAACCCCTCGTGACCGTGCTGATCCCCGTTTACAACGGAGCGCAGTACCTGCCCATCGCCATACAAAGCGCCCTGGAGCAAAGCTACAGGAACATCGAGGTCGTCGTTGTCAACGACGGCTCCACGGACGACGGCGCTACTGCAGAAGTTGCGGCCCGCTTTGGCGATGCGATCCGGTACTTCGAAAAGCCCAACGGCGGCGTGGCCTCGGCCCTCAACTACGGCATTGCGCAGGCCCGCGGCGAATACATCGCCTGGCTCAGCCATGATGACTTCTACCTGGCGGACAAGGTGCGCACGCAGGTGGAGTACTTGCGCCTGCTGGAGGAGCCCGAGACGGTGACATTCACGGCCATCGTCCTGGTGGACGAGAACGGCGCGGTCATCCGGCCCCATATCGTGGAGAATCGCTGGCTGCAGGATGTGGTGCTGACGGTCCTTTCCACTTCGGTCAACGGCTGCGCGACCCTCGTGCCCAAACGCATTTTCGAGAAGGTGGGAACCTTTGACGAGAATCTGAAGACCGTGCAGGACAACGACCTCTGGCTGCGCATGGCCCTTGCGGGCGTTCCCTTTGCCTACCTGCCGGAGCCCCTTGTCGGGTCGCGTCAGCATTCGCAGCAAACCAGCGTGCTTATACGCGACGTCCACGCCGTGGAGAAGGAGCGTTTTTACTTCGACGCAATCAAGAAGATCGGGCCCAGGGCCGGGGTCTTCCACGAAGAAATACGCCATATCGTCTGCGGCAAGGGGCTCGATCGCATCGCCGCCTATCTGGACGCGCGTCATGCGGCACGGGAGAGTCATGTCCAGGCCTGA
- a CDS encoding glycosyltransferase family 4 protein, translating into MSRPDPIRLLFLAFGYSIHAHRRVRVFSEDPDFRVHLVSNHPYEIDNVPVTVLSGPAGLVRARNHLPQYARAVARLLGENGVGQVSNELFQEMVTQQFAYRQLLRAVRQFRPDALFLQTLLYPSYLACLLPQEIPKFITFWNGDLIWWAQQNQILKTCKRQIVERGIQAAAAVTVNSATARSAAAEYGIAPERVHLIRYPGVDLEHFTPGGKQPARERLGLGDGPVVLCPRGLGGYLNTDVLMEAACAVARLEPNVTFLFISGVGREKWDEFMQIPRAMGLESHFRHDGEVAWEDMPNYYRAADVMVSPSSNDSQPNCMLEAMACGASLVMGDIPSIREWVSDGRNGRLVPPRDAGALAAALVATLRDGPGQKRMAALNRTLVEDRVDSRTQCAMVRDMVRETLQRV; encoded by the coding sequence ATGTCCAGGCCTGATCCCATCCGCCTGCTGTTTCTGGCGTTTGGCTACTCCATCCACGCCCACCGCCGGGTGCGCGTCTTCAGCGAAGATCCTGATTTTCGGGTGCATCTCGTCTCGAACCATCCCTACGAGATCGATAATGTTCCCGTCACCGTTCTCAGCGGTCCGGCCGGGTTGGTTCGGGCTCGAAATCATCTACCGCAATACGCCCGTGCCGTGGCCCGATTGCTTGGTGAAAACGGTGTGGGCCAGGTTTCCAACGAGCTTTTTCAGGAGATGGTCACCCAGCAGTTCGCCTATCGCCAACTCCTGCGCGCCGTTCGGCAGTTCCGCCCCGACGCGCTTTTTCTGCAAACGCTGCTCTACCCATCGTACCTCGCCTGCCTGCTCCCCCAGGAAATTCCAAAGTTCATCACGTTCTGGAATGGCGACCTTATCTGGTGGGCCCAACAGAACCAGATTCTCAAGACCTGCAAACGGCAGATCGTGGAGCGGGGCATCCAGGCGGCGGCCGCCGTCACCGTGAATTCAGCGACAGCCAGAAGCGCCGCGGCCGAGTACGGAATCGCGCCGGAGCGGGTGCATCTGATCCGCTACCCGGGCGTGGACCTGGAGCACTTCACCCCCGGGGGCAAGCAGCCGGCGCGCGAACGGCTCGGCTTGGGCGACGGGCCTGTGGTGTTGTGTCCGCGCGGCCTGGGCGGATACCTGAACACGGACGTGCTCATGGAGGCTGCCTGCGCCGTGGCCAGGCTGGAACCGAACGTGACGTTCCTCTTTATTTCCGGCGTGGGCCGGGAGAAGTGGGACGAGTTCATGCAGATTCCTCGCGCCATGGGACTGGAGAGCCACTTCCGCCACGACGGCGAGGTGGCGTGGGAAGATATGCCCAATTATTACAGGGCGGCGGATGTGATGGTCTCGCCGTCGTCCAATGACTCCCAGCCGAACTGCATGCTGGAGGCCATGGCCTGCGGCGCTTCCCTGGTGATGGGAGACATCCCGTCCATCCGCGAGTGGGTGAGCGACGGGCGGAATGGTCGGCTGGTGCCGCCTCGGGATGCCGGTGCGCTGGCCGCGGCGCTTGTGGCGACGCTTCGCGATGGCCCCGGACAGAAGCGCATGGCGGCCCTCAATCGCACGCTTGTGGAAGACCGTGTTGATTCACGTACGCAGTGCGCCATGGTGCGCGATATGGTGCGGGAAACGTTGCAACGTGTATGA
- a CDS encoding glycosyltransferase family 2 protein, which yields MNNTLGTFIPNYNHGHLIERALSGVFDQELIPDQVIVYDDGSTDNSVEIVKRLQKKWPQITLIEGGKNIGGIHVSRKGMDLIQTRWINYLAADDAPASGIFAKAMAMADKYPDAGIIMGQMRITHEQTGAVKVTGVQGWDEPQYVSPDRFLNEYMRTHLPNHGLGSGTLWRKDALVECGGFRADLFSWCDTFAARAMALEYGAIYLPYPVVEKGYSETCYSHRMGRDMDVMLKVIDRGVQLMRSEQFRNLFPASYVYGWRRDYIKFLEQL from the coding sequence ATGAATAATACACTCGGGACGTTCATACCGAACTATAATCACGGACATCTCATTGAACGCGCACTTTCTGGCGTTTTTGATCAGGAACTCATACCGGATCAGGTGATCGTCTATGATGATGGTTCAACGGATAATAGTGTTGAGATTGTGAAGCGACTCCAGAAGAAGTGGCCACAGATAACATTGATTGAAGGTGGAAAAAATATAGGCGGGATCCATGTATCGAGAAAAGGAATGGATCTGATCCAAACGCGTTGGATTAATTACCTGGCAGCAGATGATGCACCTGCATCAGGCATATTCGCCAAGGCCATGGCGATGGCAGACAAATATCCAGATGCCGGCATCATTATGGGGCAAATGCGGATTACCCATGAACAAACTGGTGCTGTCAAGGTCACAGGAGTTCAGGGATGGGACGAACCACAGTATGTGTCACCGGATCGTTTTCTAAACGAGTACATGCGAACGCATCTGCCAAACCATGGTCTAGGCAGTGGCACTTTATGGCGGAAGGATGCCCTGGTTGAATGTGGCGGATTCAGAGCCGATTTGTTTTCATGGTGTGATACATTTGCAGCACGAGCAATGGCTTTGGAATATGGTGCTATCTACTTACCGTATCCAGTTGTCGAGAAAGGATATTCCGAGACATGCTACAGCCATAGAATGGGAAGAGATATGGACGTTATGTTAAAGGTTATAGATAGAGGCGTTCAATTGATGCGTTCAGAGCAGTTCCGTAATTTGTTTCCGGCATCCTATGTGTATGGTTGGCGAAGAGATTATATTAAATTTCTAGAGCAATTATAA
- a CDS encoding nucleotidyltransferase family protein has protein sequence MGESHNIPAVLLAGGLGTRLRPLTDSIPKALAPIGDTPLLGIWLSLLSKAGVGPMVVNLHHHADAVRTFLHEGGWHQNVTASFEKELLGTGGTLLHHREMLQHGPFLAIHADNFSMFDVKEFITAHHNRPAGTMITMMTFTTPTPSSCGIVELDARGVVVAFHEKKQNPPGDLANGAVYIMEPEILDTLDECGAEFPDISMDVIPRYIDKIYTYHNDCYHRDIGTMESYAQAQKDLVGLIEAGVLQQYME, from the coding sequence ATGGGAGAATCTCACAACATCCCCGCTGTACTTTTGGCAGGAGGGCTTGGCACTCGCCTGCGGCCCTTAACAGACAGCATACCCAAAGCTCTTGCGCCCATCGGAGATACACCGCTGCTGGGCATATGGCTTTCTCTTCTCAGCAAAGCCGGTGTCGGACCTATGGTCGTCAATTTACACCACCATGCTGATGCAGTGAGAACCTTTCTCCATGAGGGAGGGTGGCATCAGAATGTGACGGCGAGCTTCGAGAAGGAATTGCTTGGAACAGGTGGCACATTGCTACACCATCGAGAAATGCTCCAGCATGGCCCATTTTTGGCAATTCATGCCGATAATTTCTCAATGTTCGATGTGAAAGAATTCATTACGGCACACCACAATCGTCCTGCAGGAACAATGATCACCATGATGACATTCACGACACCGACTCCGAGCAGCTGCGGTATTGTAGAGCTGGATGCGCGAGGTGTTGTCGTTGCGTTCCATGAAAAGAAACAGAATCCACCCGGGGATCTGGCCAACGGCGCTGTGTACATAATGGAACCAGAGATTTTGGACACCCTGGATGAATGCGGTGCTGAGTTCCCGGATATTAGCATGGATGTTATTCCGAGATATATTGATAAAATATATACATACCACAATGATTGCTACCATAGAGATATAGGAACTATGGAAAGCTATGCCCAAGCACAAAAAGATTTGGTCGGATTGATTGAGGCAGGAGTGCTACAGCAATACATGGAGTGA